Proteins from one Mycobacterium sp. HUMS_12744610 genomic window:
- a CDS encoding tyrosine-type recombinase/integrase — MLQRGSVWYYKFRLPERDPSTGRYPWITKGGFDTEREAWKACRDAMRDADRGRVVKPSTRTVAQFLTEWLAAVEPALDATTWRSWSDYARTYVIPHIGAERLQRLDEPQLLRLYAKLLTEGRVKRDNDSVMYAYWSERNAAGNPPTPRQLSEACNTTIHAARTAVRRYRAGIVPRPVPPGLAPKTVRNVHAFLHRALVDAVAWKYITDNPASNVKPPRRPRTRRTVWKPEEIRTFLASIRDDRFAALFLLELTTGIRRGQVCGLKWSDVDLDAGQITVHDNRVVVGGRALDKAGGKTRNADQTISIDRATVAALRRWRQLQDSEREFFGDAYHPGDYLFTYQDGRPPHPDTIRQRFDRLAAAAGLSRITFHDLRHSYATGALRAGISPKVISERIGHANVGFFLETYAHVLGNDDREAAEQAAEFLLGDAWQNGEGSG, encoded by the coding sequence GTGCTTCAGCGCGGTTCGGTGTGGTATTACAAGTTTCGCCTCCCCGAGCGTGACCCGTCGACCGGGCGGTATCCCTGGATCACCAAAGGAGGGTTCGACACCGAGCGCGAGGCCTGGAAAGCCTGCCGAGACGCCATGCGCGACGCCGACCGCGGCCGAGTCGTCAAGCCGTCGACCCGCACGGTTGCGCAATTCCTCACCGAATGGCTCGCCGCGGTCGAACCTGCACTCGACGCCACGACATGGCGCAGCTGGAGCGACTACGCGCGCACTTACGTCATCCCCCACATCGGCGCCGAGCGTCTGCAACGACTCGACGAACCCCAGCTACTCAGGCTCTACGCCAAGCTGCTCACAGAGGGCCGCGTTAAGCGCGACAACGACTCCGTGATGTACGCGTACTGGTCAGAACGCAACGCCGCTGGCAACCCGCCCACACCGCGGCAGCTGTCAGAAGCGTGCAATACAACGATCCACGCGGCCCGCACCGCCGTGCGGCGCTACCGGGCGGGCATTGTGCCCAGACCGGTTCCGCCGGGTCTGGCGCCGAAGACCGTCCGCAACGTCCATGCCTTCTTACACCGAGCACTCGTCGACGCCGTGGCGTGGAAATACATCACCGACAACCCGGCCAGCAACGTCAAGCCACCGCGCCGGCCGCGAACCCGCCGCACGGTGTGGAAGCCCGAGGAGATCCGGACCTTCCTCGCCTCAATCCGCGACGACCGCTTCGCGGCGCTGTTCTTGCTGGAACTGACCACCGGTATTCGACGCGGCCAGGTGTGCGGCCTGAAATGGTCCGACGTCGACCTGGACGCAGGCCAGATCACCGTGCACGACAATCGCGTGGTGGTTGGCGGGCGGGCGCTCGACAAAGCCGGTGGCAAGACCCGCAATGCGGACCAGACAATTTCCATCGACCGCGCCACCGTGGCGGCGCTACGCCGTTGGCGCCAGCTCCAAGACAGCGAACGCGAATTCTTCGGCGACGCCTACCATCCCGGCGACTACCTGTTCACCTACCAGGACGGCCGGCCGCCACATCCCGACACGATCCGCCAGCGCTTCGACAGACTGGCGGCCGCGGCGGGCCTATCGCGCATCACCTTCCACGACCTGCGCCACTCCTACGCCACCGGCGCGCTGCGGGCTGGCATCAGCCCGAAAGTGATCAGTGAGCGCATCGGCCACGCCAATGTCGGGTTCTTCCTGGAGACCTACGCCCATGTCCTGGGAAACGACGACCGCGAGGCAGCGGAGCAGGCGGCCGAATTCCTGCTCGGCGACGCGTGGCAGAACGGCGAAGGCTCGGGATGA
- a CDS encoding helix-turn-helix domain-containing protein, producing MENNVFSDLPLLLAVPRAAQLLGISRAAAYRLVASGELPVRRLGGRIYVVTDGLRELVAS from the coding sequence TTGGAGAACAACGTGTTCAGTGACCTTCCCCTGCTGCTCGCCGTGCCCCGCGCCGCTCAGCTGCTCGGCATCAGCCGGGCCGCAGCCTATCGGTTGGTGGCCTCCGGCGAGCTGCCGGTTCGTCGGCTCGGCGGCCGCATCTACGTTGTGACCGACGGCCTGCGCGAACTGGTCGCATCGTGA
- a CDS encoding cyclodehydratase, whose protein sequence is MSPVLASARYALDPAMPVLLRPDGAVQVGWDPRRAVLIQPPAGLAATDLAELLLSMRSPTPLPELQRQALERGLDDPDGLTGLVAQLVGAGVATECRRPDGRTATIRVHGRGPLSDLLVESLRCSGARIAHSSQPHAAMSGAAVDLVVLADYLVADPRMLRELHKRKVPHLPVRVRDGIGLVGPLVIPGVTSCLGCADLHRRDRDAAWPAIAAQLRDAVGVADRPTLLATAALALSQVNRVIAAVRGLQAAPDPGPPQALNATLEFDLAAGALVARQWSRHPLCSC, encoded by the coding sequence ATGTCCCCGGTGCTGGCTTCCGCCCGTTACGCGCTGGACCCGGCGATGCCGGTGTTACTGCGGCCCGATGGTGCGGTCCAGGTGGGCTGGGACCCCCGCCGCGCCGTCCTGATCCAGCCGCCGGCCGGGCTGGCCGCCACGGACCTCGCCGAGCTGCTGCTGTCCATGCGATCACCGACGCCGCTGCCCGAGCTGCAGCGCCAGGCCCTCGAGCGCGGGCTGGACGATCCCGACGGGCTGACCGGCCTGGTGGCGCAACTCGTGGGCGCCGGCGTCGCCACCGAATGCCGGCGGCCCGACGGCCGGACGGCGACGATCCGAGTGCACGGCCGGGGGCCCCTGTCGGACCTGCTGGTGGAGTCGCTGCGCTGTTCCGGAGCCCGGATCGCGCACAGCAGCCAGCCGCACGCGGCGATGTCGGGCGCCGCCGTGGATCTGGTCGTGCTGGCGGACTACCTGGTCGCCGACCCGCGCATGCTGCGCGAGCTGCACAAGCGGAAAGTGCCGCACCTGCCGGTGCGCGTGCGCGACGGCATCGGGCTGGTCGGGCCGCTGGTCATCCCCGGGGTGACCAGCTGCCTGGGCTGCGCGGACCTGCACCGCCGCGACCGAGACGCGGCGTGGCCGGCGATCGCCGCGCAGTTGCGCGACGCCGTCGGGGTCGCCGACCGCCCGACCCTGCTGGCCACGGCGGCGCTGGCGCTCAGCCAGGTCAACCGCGTGATCGCCGCGGTCCGCGGCCTGCAGGCGGCACCCGACCCCGGCCCGCCGCAGGCGCTGAACGCCACGCTGGAATTCGACCTCGCCGCCGGCGCCCTGGTGGCGCGCCAGTGGAGCAGGCATCCGCTGTGCTCCTGCTGA
- a CDS encoding UPF0182 family protein, with translation MGMRPTARMPKLTRRSRILIMIALGVIALLLAGPRLIDAYVDWLWFGELGYRSVFSTVLVTRLVVFLVASLLVGGIVFGGLALAYRTRPVFVPSNEGDPVARYRTVVVSRLRLVGIGVPVAIGLLAGIVAQSYWVRIQLFLHGGDFGIRDPQFGKDLGFYAFELPFYRLVLSYLFVAVFLAFVANVLVHYLFGGIRLSGRSGALSRSARIQLVSLVGTLVLLKAVAYWLDRYELLSHTRGGKPFTGAGYTDINAVLPAKLILMAIALICAAAVFSAITFRDLRIPAIGLVLLLLSSLIVGAGWPLIVEQISVRPNAAQKESEYISRSITATRQAYGLTSDVVTYRNYSGDARATAQQVASDRATTSNIRLLDPTIVSPAFTQFEQGKNFYYFPDQLSVDRYIDHTGALRDYVVAARELNPDRLIDNQRDWINRHTVYTHGNGFIASPANTVRGIANDPNQNGGYPEFLVNVVGANGAVISDGPAPLDQPRIYFGPVIANTSADYAIVGRNGADREYDYETSNETKNYTYTGLGGVPIGSWLSRSVFAAKFAERNFLFSNVIGSNSKILFNRDPAARVEAVAPWLTTDSAVYPAVVNKRLVWIIDGYTTLDNYPYSQLTSLESATADSNEVAFNRLGPDKQVSYIRNSVKATVDAYDGTVTLYQHDENDPVLKAWMRVFPGTVKPKSEITPELADHLRYPEDLFKVQRMLLAKYHVNDPVTFFSTSDFWDVPLDPNPTASSYQPPFYIVAKNIAKNDNSASYQLTSAMNRFKRDYLAAYISASSDPATYGKITVLTIPGQVNGPKLANNAITTDPVVSQDLGVIGRDNQNRIRWGNLLTLPIGQGGLMYVEPVYASPGASDAASSYPRLIRVAMMYNDKIGYGPTVGDALTGLFGPGAAAAATGIQPTENGGAASPPASQPAPAGTPGSPGSAPSPPQAVPPAPDGSVALSPAKAAALQDIQTALSAVKDAQKKGDFAAYGAALQRLDDAITKYNNAK, from the coding sequence GTGGGGATGCGGCCCACCGCAAGAATGCCGAAGCTGACCCGGCGCAGCCGGATTCTGATCATGATCGCTCTGGGCGTGATCGCCCTGCTGCTCGCGGGCCCGCGACTGATCGACGCGTACGTCGACTGGCTGTGGTTCGGCGAGCTGGGCTACCGTTCGGTGTTTTCCACCGTGCTGGTCACCCGCCTGGTGGTGTTCCTCGTCGCCAGTCTGCTCGTTGGTGGCATCGTGTTCGGCGGGCTGGCGCTGGCCTACCGGACCCGCCCGGTGTTCGTCCCGAGCAACGAGGGCGACCCGGTGGCGCGCTACCGCACCGTGGTGGTGTCCCGGCTGCGCCTGGTCGGCATCGGGGTGCCCGTCGCGATCGGGCTGCTGGCCGGCATCGTCGCGCAGAGCTACTGGGTGCGCATCCAGCTGTTCCTGCACGGCGGCGACTTCGGCATCAGGGACCCGCAGTTCGGCAAGGACCTCGGCTTCTACGCGTTCGAACTGCCGTTCTACCGGCTGGTGCTCAGCTACCTGTTCGTCGCGGTGTTCCTGGCGTTCGTGGCGAACGTGCTGGTGCATTACCTGTTCGGCGGGATCCGGCTGTCGGGCCGCAGCGGCGCGCTGAGCCGCTCGGCGCGCATCCAGTTGGTCAGCCTGGTCGGGACGCTGGTGTTGCTCAAGGCCGTCGCGTACTGGCTGGATCGCTACGAGTTGCTGTCGCACACCCGCGGCGGTAAGCCGTTCACCGGTGCCGGCTACACCGACATCAACGCCGTGCTGCCGGCGAAGCTGATCCTGATGGCGATCGCGCTGATCTGCGCCGCCGCGGTGTTCTCCGCGATCACGTTCCGGGACTTGCGCATTCCGGCCATCGGCCTGGTGTTGTTGCTGCTGTCGTCGTTGATCGTGGGTGCCGGTTGGCCGTTGATCGTCGAGCAGATCAGCGTCCGACCCAATGCGGCGCAGAAGGAAAGCGAGTACATCAGCCGCAGCATCACCGCGACGCGCCAGGCGTACGGCCTGACCTCCGATGTCGTGACGTACCGCAACTACTCCGGCGACGCCAGGGCCACCGCCCAGCAGGTCGCCTCCGACCGCGCGACCACGTCGAACATCCGGCTTCTGGATCCCACGATCGTCAGCCCCGCGTTCACCCAGTTCGAGCAGGGCAAGAACTTCTACTACTTTCCCGACCAGCTGTCCGTCGACCGCTACATCGACCACACCGGCGCGCTGCGCGACTATGTGGTCGCGGCCCGGGAGCTCAACCCGGACCGGCTGATCGACAACCAGCGGGACTGGATCAACCGGCACACCGTCTACACCCACGGCAACGGGTTCATCGCCTCGCCGGCCAACACGGTGCGCGGCATCGCCAACGACCCCAACCAGAACGGTGGCTACCCGGAGTTCCTGGTCAACGTCGTCGGCGCCAACGGCGCCGTGATATCCGACGGGCCCGCCCCGCTGGACCAGCCGCGCATCTACTTCGGACCGGTGATCGCCAACACGTCCGCCGACTACGCGATCGTCGGTCGCAACGGGGCGGACCGCGAATACGACTACGAGACCAGTAACGAGACCAAGAACTACACCTACACCGGCCTCGGCGGAGTGCCGATCGGCAGCTGGCTTTCCCGCAGCGTGTTCGCCGCCAAGTTCGCCGAGCGGAACTTCTTGTTCTCCAATGTGATCGGCTCCAACAGCAAAATCCTGTTCAACCGCGACCCGGCGGCACGCGTCGAGGCGGTGGCGCCGTGGCTGACCACCGACAGCGCGGTGTACCCGGCGGTGGTCAACAAGCGGCTGGTGTGGATCATCGACGGCTACACCACGCTGGACAACTACCCGTACTCTCAGCTCACCTCGTTGGAGTCGGCCACCGCCGACTCCAACGAGGTGGCGTTCAACCGACTCGGACCCGACAAGCAGGTCTCCTACATCCGGAACTCGGTGAAGGCCACCGTCGATGCCTACGACGGCACCGTCACGCTGTACCAGCACGACGAGAACGACCCGGTGCTCAAGGCCTGGATGCGGGTGTTTCCCGGCACCGTCAAGCCCAAGAGCGAGATCACCCCCGAGCTCGCCGACCACCTGCGCTACCCCGAGGACCTCTTCAAGGTGCAGCGCATGCTGCTGGCCAAGTACCACGTCAACGACCCCGTGACGTTCTTCTCCACCTCGGATTTCTGGGATGTGCCGCTGGATCCGAACCCCACCGCCAGCAGCTACCAGCCGCCGTTCTACATCGTTGCGAAAAATATTGCCAAGAACGATAATTCGGCGTCATACCAGTTGACGAGCGCGATGAACCGGTTCAAGCGCGATTATCTGGCGGCCTACATCAGCGCCAGCTCCGACCCCGCCACCTACGGCAAGATCACGGTGCTGACCATCCCCGGGCAGGTCAACGGACCCAAGCTGGCCAACAACGCGATCACTACCGACCCGGTGGTGTCCCAGGACCTCGGCGTGATCGGGCGCGACAACCAGAACCGGATCCGCTGGGGCAACCTGTTGACGCTGCCGATCGGCCAGGGCGGGCTGATGTACGTCGAACCGGTCTACGCATCGCCGGGCGCCAGCGACGCCGCCTCGTCGTACCCGCGACTCATCCGGGTGGCGATGATGTACAACGACAAGATCGGCTACGGCCCCACGGTCGGCGATGCGCTGACCGGATTGTTCGGACCCGGTGCGGCCGCGGCCGCGACTGGGATACAGCCCACCGAAAACGGCGGCGCCGCAAGCCCTCCCGCAAGTCAGCCGGCCCCGGCGGGGACGCCCGGGTCGCCGGGTTCGGCCCCCTCGCCGCCGCAGGCGGTGCCGCCGGCCCCGGACGGGTCGGTGGCCCTGTCCCCGGCGAAGGCTGCCGCCCTGCAGGACATCCAGACGGCGCTCAGCGCGGTCAAGGACGCCCAGAAGAAGGGTGACTTCGCCGCCTATGGCGCGGCGCTGCAGCGCCTCGACGACGCGATCACCAAGTACAACAACGCCAAATAG
- a CDS encoding GNAT family N-acetyltransferase, whose product MYYESIADPSDVALQLTLKQNLGRLGVPYHMRDSHLMVVEWFEASYEAPGGIIRLPAQGESSIGLHAIPVYGYNPETETFSFWNSWGSGWGDRGYGTMPLDYVRRYHHETFVTRHARWGPSPAKLDRMNNAVDNEKEIRRLWIIENPRFGEIIRGKARKVVIIYYYTMSPMSAFPVSCIELKNGFGLRIGWLFLRHCSGATNYSEITELYVWPIYRRMHLGTSLEGLAVEEARSHGSSEIRLLMNEADCIIGPPRAAGREFAQTCGYDLRWRTTQAPRARMTGVKSV is encoded by the coding sequence ATGTACTACGAGTCTATCGCTGACCCCTCGGACGTAGCTCTGCAGTTAACACTTAAACAAAATCTTGGGCGCCTCGGAGTGCCATATCATATGCGCGACTCCCACCTTATGGTCGTCGAGTGGTTTGAGGCGTCATATGAAGCGCCGGGCGGAATCATCCGATTGCCGGCCCAGGGCGAAAGTTCAATCGGACTTCACGCAATCCCGGTCTACGGCTACAACCCAGAAACTGAAACTTTTAGCTTCTGGAACTCGTGGGGATCGGGCTGGGGTGATCGTGGCTACGGGACAATGCCGCTGGATTATGTGCGGCGCTATCATCATGAAACATTTGTTACACGCCATGCCCGGTGGGGACCATCGCCAGCCAAGTTGGACCGCATGAATAATGCTGTCGACAACGAGAAGGAAATTCGGAGACTGTGGATTATTGAGAATCCGCGTTTTGGGGAAATCATTCGAGGTAAGGCTCGCAAGGTGGTGATCATTTATTACTACACAATGTCGCCCATGTCGGCTTTTCCTGTGTCGTGCATCGAATTAAAGAATGGGTTCGGGCTACGCATAGGATGGCTATTTTTACGGCATTGTTCAGGCGCAACAAACTACAGTGAGATAACGGAACTATATGTGTGGCCCATCTACCGGCGGATGCACTTGGGCACTTCGCTGGAGGGCCTAGCGGTCGAAGAAGCGCGAAGCCACGGTAGCTCCGAGATCCGGCTGCTAATGAATGAAGCTGATTGCATCATTGGACCTCCCCGAGCTGCGGGACGAGAGTTTGCGCAGACATGTGGCTATGACTTGCGGTGGAGGACCACCCAAGCGCCAAGAGCCCGCATGACCGGCGTCAAGTCAGTCTGA
- a CDS encoding zinc-dependent metalloprotease, producing MSTVGVMADLPFGFSSGDDPDRDRKKDPDSGSGASDPFGAFGFGGDFGMGDLGQLFTQLGQMFNSAGTVMAGGKTSGPVNYELARRVAASSIGFAAPVPATTNAAIADAVHLAETWLDGATALPAGTGKAVGWSPSDWVDNTLETWKRLCDPMAEQISSVWASSLPEEAKSMAGPLLAMMSQMGGMAFGSQLGQALGRLSREVLTSTDIGLPLGPKGVAAIMPEAVEEFTKGLEQPRSEILTFLAAREAAHHRLFSHVPWLASQLLGAVEAYARGMQIDMSGIEDLARNFDPASLADPAAIENLLGQGVFEPKATPAQKQALERLETLLALIEGWVQVVVTAALGDRIPGTAALSETLRRRRASGGPAEQTFATLVGLELRPRKLREAAALWERLTQAVGADARDAIWQHPDLLPSAEDLDEPAGFIDRIIGGDTSGIDEALAQFEKDSDADGGPVDN from the coding sequence ATGAGTACCGTTGGGGTCATGGCTGACCTGCCTTTCGGCTTCTCGTCGGGAGACGATCCCGACCGCGACAGGAAGAAGGACCCCGATTCCGGGTCGGGCGCCTCCGACCCGTTCGGCGCGTTCGGCTTCGGCGGCGATTTCGGCATGGGCGACCTGGGCCAGCTCTTCACCCAACTAGGTCAGATGTTCAACAGCGCGGGCACCGTCATGGCCGGGGGCAAAACCTCGGGCCCGGTCAACTACGAACTGGCGCGCCGGGTCGCCGCCAGCTCGATCGGGTTCGCCGCCCCGGTCCCCGCCACGACGAACGCGGCAATCGCGGACGCGGTCCACCTGGCCGAGACCTGGCTGGACGGGGCCACGGCGCTGCCCGCCGGCACCGGCAAGGCGGTGGGTTGGTCGCCGAGCGACTGGGTGGACAACACCCTGGAAACCTGGAAGCGGCTGTGCGATCCGATGGCCGAGCAGATCTCGTCGGTGTGGGCGTCCTCGCTGCCCGAGGAAGCCAAGAGCATGGCGGGACCGCTGCTGGCGATGATGTCCCAGATGGGCGGCATGGCGTTCGGTTCGCAGCTGGGCCAGGCGCTGGGCCGGCTGTCCCGCGAGGTGCTGACCTCCACCGACATCGGTCTGCCGCTGGGACCCAAAGGCGTGGCCGCGATCATGCCGGAGGCCGTCGAAGAGTTCACCAAGGGGCTCGAGCAGCCGCGCAGCGAGATCCTGACGTTCCTGGCGGCCCGCGAGGCCGCGCACCATCGGCTGTTCAGCCACGTGCCGTGGCTGGCCAGCCAGTTGCTGGGCGCGGTCGAGGCCTACGCGCGCGGCATGCAGATCGACATGAGCGGAATCGAGGACCTGGCGCGCAACTTCGACCCGGCGTCGCTGGCGGATCCCGCGGCTATCGAGAATCTGCTCGGCCAGGGTGTCTTCGAGCCCAAGGCGACACCGGCCCAGAAGCAGGCGCTGGAACGCCTCGAGACGCTGCTGGCGCTGATCGAGGGGTGGGTGCAGGTGGTGGTGACCGCGGCGCTGGGCGACCGGATCCCGGGCACGGCCGCGCTCTCGGAGACGCTGCGCCGCCGCCGGGCCAGCGGCGGCCCGGCCGAGCAGACGTTCGCGACGCTGGTCGGCCTGGAACTGCGGCCCCGCAAGCTGCGGGAGGCCGCCGCGTTGTGGGAGCGCCTGACGCAGGCAGTGGGCGCCGACGCCCGCGACGCCATCTGGCAGCACCCGGACCTGTTGCCCTCCGCCGAGGACCTCGACGAGCCGGCCGGGTTCATCGACCGGATCATCGGCGGGGACACCAGCGGCATCGACGAGGCGCTCGCCCAGTTCGAGAAGGACAGCGACGCCGACGGCGGTCCTGTGGACAACTGA
- a CDS encoding type II toxin-antitoxin system RelE/ParE family toxin, with product MSWVVILLEEVEAWYFSLDDDAMAAVTGAVDLLELEGPTLGRPTVDKVKGSKFHSMKELRPAGTSIRILFIFDPRRQAILLLGGDKAGNWTSWYDKNIPIAERRYEDWLATEGGE from the coding sequence ATGTCCTGGGTTGTGATCCTGCTCGAGGAGGTCGAAGCCTGGTACTTCTCGCTCGACGACGACGCGATGGCAGCGGTCACCGGAGCCGTCGACCTGCTAGAGCTGGAGGGACCAACCCTTGGCCGGCCGACGGTGGACAAGGTCAAGGGATCGAAGTTTCACAGCATGAAAGAGCTACGGCCAGCCGGCACCAGCATCCGGATTCTGTTCATCTTCGATCCGCGGCGTCAGGCGATCCTATTGCTCGGCGGCGACAAAGCGGGCAACTGGACAAGCTGGTACGACAAGAACATTCCGATAGCTGAGCGACGCTACGAGGACTGGCTCGCGACTGAGGGAGGTGAATGA
- a CDS encoding IS3 family transposase (programmed frameshift), whose amino-acid sequence MTIASLEGCSDNDQVDNVPDPGARARRRTFTAEYKARILDEYDALSVGSSERGALLRREGLYSSHIAEWRKARDAGAREGLSAKGKPKRSAEQVELDKLRRRTTQLQAELDRTKLALEITGKSTRALGDALRERGFRAEVQAVIGEHLPDLEAATSTKRACELLGASRATLHRHRNPPPRPARRVRPEPLNKLTEAERQQILTVLRSEQYCDLAPAQVWARLLDDGVYLCSIRTMYRLLAIAGENRERRRQRTHPARKKPELIANAPNRVWSWDITKLQGPQRGIFYQLYVIIDIFSRYVVGWIIAEVEDGELAKAFIADTMARHGIARGQLALHADRGTSMTSKPVAQLLIDLGVDRSHSRPHVSNDNPYSEANFKTLKYCPAFPGRFGSIEDARAFCTTFFDYYNHEHRHSGVGLHTVASVHYGTANEIQAQRAATLDAAYAANPARFRHRRPAPPKLPTVAWINQPTPEALIKSA is encoded by the exons GGGCGCGGCGGCGCACGTTCACCGCCGAGTACAAGGCCCGCATCCTCGACGAGTACGACGCGCTGTCGGTGGGCTCGTCGGAGCGTGGTGCGTTGCTGCGCCGTGAAGGCCTGTACAGCTCGCATATCGCCGAATGGCGAAAGGCCCGTGATGCCGGTGCTCGGGAGGGTTTGTCGGCGAAGGGCAAGCCGAAGCGCAGCGCTGAGCAGGTCGAGTTGGACAAGCTGCGGCGGCGCACCACGCAACTGCAGGCTGAGCTGGATCGGACCAAGCTAGCGCTGGAGATCACGG GGAAAAGCACACGCGCTCTTGGAGATGCTCTCCGAGAGCGCGGATTTCGAGCCGAAGTCCAAGCCGTGATCGGCGAGCACCTGCCCGACCTGGAGGCCGCAACCAGCACCAAACGGGCGTGCGAATTGCTGGGTGCATCGCGGGCCACGCTCCACCGCCACCGCAACCCACCACCACGGCCGGCACGGCGGGTGCGGCCCGAGCCACTGAATAAGCTCACCGAGGCCGAACGCCAGCAGATTCTGACGGTGCTGCGCTCAGAGCAGTACTGCGATCTGGCGCCGGCGCAGGTGTGGGCGCGACTGCTTGATGATGGTGTCTACCTGTGCTCGATTCGCACCATGTACCGGCTACTGGCCATTGCCGGGGAGAACCGCGAGCGGCGTCGCCAGCGCACCCATCCGGCGCGCAAGAAACCCGAGCTGATCGCTAACGCACCAAACCGGGTCTGGTCCTGGGATATAACGAAATTGCAAGGGCCACAACGGGGTATCTTCTATCAACTCTATGTGATTATCGACATCTTCTCGCGCTACGTCGTCGGCTGGATCATCGCAGAAGTTGAGGACGGTGAGTTGGCCAAAGCATTTATCGCCGACACCATGGCCCGTCACGGCATCGCCCGCGGCCAGTTGGCCTTGCACGCTGATCGCGGCACCTCGATGACCTCCAAGCCGGTCGCCCAGTTGCTGATCGACCTGGGGGTGGACCGCAGCCACAGCCGCCCGCACGTGTCCAACGACAATCCCTACTCGGAGGCTAATTTCAAGACCCTCAAGTACTGCCCGGCGTTCCCGGGCCGGTTCGGCTCGATCGAAGATGCCCGCGCCTTCTGCACGACATTCTTCGATTACTACAACCATGAGCATCGCCACAGCGGCGTGGGCCTACACACCGTTGCATCGGTGCACTACGGCACCGCAAACGAGATCCAGGCCCAACGTGCCGCCACGCTGGATGCGGCCTACGCCGCTAACCCCGCTAGATTCCGGCACCGGCGGCCCGCTCCACCGAAGCTGCCCACCGTCGCCTGGATCAACCAACCAACCCCGGAAGCACTCATCAAATCCGCGTAA
- a CDS encoding helix-turn-helix domain-containing protein — MSMARNWRDIRADAIAQGRLDPARADAARNEMHDAVQAQRLADIRKAHGHARQADVAALMGVSQARVSKLESGDLSHTELGTLQSYVAALGGSLRVVAEFGESTVELTG; from the coding sequence ATGAGCATGGCACGCAACTGGCGTGATATCCGTGCCGACGCCATCGCGCAGGGGCGCCTGGACCCCGCCCGCGCCGATGCCGCGCGCAACGAGATGCACGACGCCGTCCAGGCACAGCGCCTTGCCGACATACGCAAGGCGCATGGACATGCCCGCCAGGCCGACGTCGCCGCTTTGATGGGGGTGTCACAGGCACGCGTGTCGAAGCTCGAAAGCGGCGACCTGTCGCACACCGAGCTAGGAACGCTGCAGTCGTATGTGGCCGCGCTGGGCGGAAGCCTGCGAGTTGTTGCGGAATTTGGCGAGAGCACGGTTGAGCTCACCGGGTAA
- a CDS encoding PDZ domain-containing protein: protein MNRRILTLTVALAPVVVFGLLLAVVTVPFVALGPGPTFDTLGEVDGKQVVQIQGALTHPTTGHLNMTTVSQRDDLSLGEALTLWLSGQEQLVPRDVVYPPGKSREEVDKDNDADFKQSEQSAEYAALGYLKYPSAVTVAKVSDPGPSAGKLKPGDAVDAVDGVPVADVEAFTGFLKRTKPGQVVTIDFRRKNEPAGVAQITLGANKDRDYGFMGVAVLDAPWAPFKVTFNLANIGGPSAGLMFSLAVVDKLTTGELAGSKFIAGTGTISVDGKVGQIGGITHKMVAAHEAGATVFLVPAKNCYEASSDNATGMRLVKVDTLSEAVDALHTITAGGQPPAC from the coding sequence GTGAATAGGCGGATTCTGACCTTGACGGTCGCGCTGGCGCCGGTCGTGGTGTTCGGGTTGCTGCTGGCGGTGGTGACGGTCCCGTTCGTGGCGCTGGGGCCCGGGCCCACTTTCGACACGCTCGGCGAGGTGGACGGCAAGCAGGTGGTGCAGATTCAGGGCGCCCTCACCCACCCCACGACTGGGCACCTCAACATGACGACAGTGTCGCAGCGCGACGATCTGTCGTTGGGAGAGGCTCTGACGCTGTGGCTTTCGGGGCAGGAACAGTTGGTGCCGCGCGACGTCGTCTACCCGCCGGGCAAGTCGCGCGAAGAGGTGGACAAGGACAACGACGCCGATTTCAAGCAGTCCGAGCAGAGCGCCGAGTACGCCGCGCTGGGGTATCTGAAGTACCCGTCCGCGGTCACCGTCGCGAAGGTCAGCGATCCCGGCCCCTCGGCGGGCAAGCTGAAGCCCGGCGACGCGGTCGACGCCGTCGACGGCGTCCCGGTGGCCGACGTCGAGGCGTTCACCGGATTCTTGAAGCGCACCAAACCCGGCCAGGTCGTGACGATCGACTTCCGCCGCAAGAACGAGCCGGCCGGCGTGGCCCAGATCACCCTCGGCGCCAACAAGGATCGCGACTACGGCTTCATGGGTGTTGCCGTGCTCGATGCGCCGTGGGCGCCGTTCAAGGTGACCTTCAACCTGGCCAACATCGGGGGGCCGTCCGCGGGGCTGATGTTCAGCCTGGCGGTGGTCGACAAGCTCACCACCGGGGAGTTGGCCGGCTCGAAGTTCATCGCCGGGACGGGCACCATCTCCGTCGACGGCAAGGTGGGGCAGATCGGCGGCATCACGCACAAGATGGTCGCCGCGCATGAGGCCGGTGCCACGGTCTTTTTGGTGCCCGCGAAAAACTGCTACGAGGCGAGTTCGGACAACGCGACCGGCATGCGCCTGGTCAAGGTCGACACGCTCAGCGAGGCGGTCGACGCCCTGCACACGATCACCGCGGGGGGACAGCCGCCGGCGTGCTAG